The Couchioplanes caeruleus nucleotide sequence CCAAGCTCCCCGAGTTCCTGCCGCTGTGGGCCCGGGCCAACGGCGCCGCCCTGGTCAGCGACGACGGCCGGACCGCCCGGCTGAACGACCCGCGGGTGGTCCAGGCGCTGGAGTTCACCGTCGGGCTGATCAAGGCGCAGGGCGGCTGGGCCTCGTTCAAGTCGTTCCGGGACTCGTTCGACTTCTTCGGGGCGAAGAACCAGTTCGCCGCCGACCAGCTGGGCGCCTTCCCGATGGAGGACTTCTACCTCAACGTGCTGGCCGAGAACTCGCCGAAGGTCGAGCTGACGGTCACGCCGTTCCGGGGCGTCGACGGGCGGCCGGTCGACTGGATCACCGGCAACGCGTGGGCGATCCCCGCGAAGAGCCCGCATCCGGACCTGGCCTGCAAGTGGATCAAGACGATGACCGACAGCGCGACGTGGATCGCGGCGGCGAAGGCCCGCGCCGCCGCCCGCAAGTCCGAGGGCAAGCCGTTCACCGGCGTGTTCACCGGCAACAGCAGGGCCGACGAAGTGATCTTCAAGGACGTCGTGCAGCCGAGCGGCAACCCGGCGTTCGACGCGGCCGTGCGGACCGTCCTGCAGACGCAGGAGGCCGGGGTCGCCGAACCGCTCACCGCCGCCGGCGAGGAGTTCAAGGCCGCCTGGCAGGACGCGGTCAACCGGGTGCTCGACGGCAAGCAGCAGCCGGCTCAGGCGCTGGCCCAGGCTCAGCAACAGGCGCAGGCCGCGCTGGACCAGGCCAACCGCGGTTCCTGAGATGACCACGACGCGCCGCCGGGAGGCGCTCGCCGCGTACGGGTTCCTGTCGCCGTGGATCATCGGCTTCCTGGTGTTCATGGCCGGTCCGATGGTGGCCAGCCTCGTGCTGTCGCTCACCGACTACGACGTGCTGACCAGCACGCAGTTCGTCGGGGCGGACAACTACCGGGAGCTGTTCGCCGACGACCGGGTCCGGCGCAGCCTCGCCAACACGCTGATCTACACCGTGCTGCACGTACCGCTGACGATGGCGGTCGCGCTGGGCCTGGCCATGCTGCTGGCCCGCGCCGGGCGCCGGTCCGCCGGCTTCTTCCGAACGGTCTTCTACCTGCCGACGGTCACCCCGAAGGTGGCCGTCGGCGTGCTGTTCCTGCTGCTGTTCAACGGTCAGGCCGGGCTGGTCAACGAGACGCTCGCGCGGGTCGGCATCGACGGGCCCGACTGGACCGTGGACGGCGCGTGGATCAAGCCGGGCCTGGTGCTGATGAGCGCCTGGAGCCTGGGCAGCACGGTCATCATCTATCTCGCCGCGCTGCAGAACGTGCCCCGGGACCTGCACGAGGCGGCCGAGATGGACGGCGCCTCCCCGTGGGCCCGGTTCCGCGCGGTGACCGTACCCATGATCAGCGGGGCGCTCTTCTTCACCCTGATCATCAACACGATCAGCAGCCTGCAGACCTTCGACGAGGTCTACACCGCGTTCTACGGCAGCGCCAACCAGCAGACGTACGGCAACGACGCGGCGCTGTTCTACGTCGTCTACCTGTTCCAGCAGGCGTTCCAGTTCCTCCACATGGGATACGCGTCGGCGCTGGCCTGGCTGCTGTTCCTCATCATCGTGGCCATCACGCTGGTGCAGGTACGGCTCAGCCGGCGCTTCGTCTACTACGAGAGCGAGTGAGGCGCCCATGACCGCGCTGCAGGAGCCGCAGGCCGTGACCACCCCGGCCGGTGCGCCGGACCGGCGGCCCGGGCGCCGCCGCCGGCACCCGTGGGTGCTGTGGACCGCGCTCGCCGCGGCCGCCGTGGTGTTCGTGTACCCGTTCCTCTGGCTGGTCAGCGCGTCGCTGAAACCGCGGCCGGAGGTGTTCGACAACCGGCTGGTCCCGCAGCACTGGGCGCCGGGCAACTACGTGACGATCTGGTCGGCGGCGCCCGTGCTGACCTGGCTGCTCAACAGCGTGGTGGTGGCGCTCGCCGCGGCGGTGGCCGTGACGATCTCCAGCGCGATCGTGGCGTTCGGGTTCGCGTACTTCCGCTTCCCCGGGCGCAACGTGCTCTTCGCGCTGGTGGTGGGCACGATGATGCTGCCGGGCGCGGTCACGATGATCCCGACGTACCTGATCTGGAACGAGCTGGGCCTGGCCGCCACGCAGGTGCCGCTCTGGGCGGCCAACCTGTTCGGCAGCGCCTTCTACATCTTCCTCATCCGGCAGTTCTTCCTCGGCGTACCCCGTGAGCTGTTCGAGGCCGCCCGCGTCGACGGCGCCGGCTACTGGCGGCTGTTCTGGCGCATCGCCGTGCCGCTGTGCAAGCCGGCGCTGATCGTGGCGTTCGTCTTCGAGCTGCGGGCGAGCTGGTCGGACCTGCTCAAGCCGCTCATCTACCTGCGCGACCCGGCGCTGTTCACGATGCCGCGCGGGATGAAGGCGATCCTCGACCAGTTCGGCCAGGCCGGCGAGGCGCGCTGGGAGGTCGTGCTGGCGGGCGCGGTGATCACGACCGTACCCATGATCATCGCGTTCTTCCTGTGCCAGCGCTACTTCGTCGAGGGCGTCGCGACCCAGGGCCGCAAGGGGTGAGCCGCGGCTAGGCTCGGTGGCATGTGCCGAAACATCCGCCAGCTGCACAACTTCGAGCCGCCGGCCACGCCCGACGAGGTGCACGCCGCCGCCCTGCAGTACGTCCGCAAGGTGGCCGGCGCGACCAAGCCGTCGCAGCGCAACCAGGCCGCGTTCGACCGGGCGGTCGAGGCCGTCGCCGCCGCGACCGCCGCGCTGCTCGACGAGCTGGTGACCGCCGCGCCGCCCAGGGACCGCGAGACCGAGGCCGCGAAGGCGAAGGAACGCGCCCGCATCCGGTACGCGTCCTGACGCTCATCCCCGCCGGATCGTGACGCCCAGCAGCGTCAGGTACCACGGCGAGGACGTGAAGCCCGGCCCGGTCTCCTCGCCGATGTACGCGTCGATGTGCTTGTTCCCGCCCAGCCCGGGGGTGAACTCGTCGGTGACCGTCCAGCGGGCGTCCCGCAGCGCCGCGCACACGGCGGCGGCCGGCCGCGAGCCGTCGTCGGCGTGCCCGCAGTCGGCGATCCGGAAGTGGACGCCGCGCGCCAGCACCCCCGGGTCCGCCGCGGCCGACACGAACGGGCGCAGCGCCCGCCCACCGGTGTCCCGGGGCCTGGTGTCGAGCCAGAAGCCGATGTCGTACGACCAGTTCAGGTACGCGCCGCCGGCCGTACGCCCGGTGCCCTCCTCCTCGACCGCCGCGACGAAGTCCTCCTTGTAGCTGCCGAGATCGTCGTCGCCGTGGGAGCAGTCGAGCCCCCGGCAGCCGGTGACGGGAGCGGGGTCGCCGGAGTGGTAGTCCTCCACGGCCGTGTAGTAGACGGTGATCTCCCAGCCGCCGCTCAGCACGGGCGCGGTCACGACCGGAAGCCGCAGGGCGGGCGCGCTGCTCGGCGGCGCCGCGCTCGGTGCCGCCGCCGTGGAGGTGGTGACCTCGGCGGGTCGCGAGCTCGGCGACGCCACCGGCCCGGAGTCCTGTCCACACCCCGCCAGCAGCAGCAACCCCGTCACCACGGCCGCCCGTCGCACCCTGGGAAGTGTCTCAGCCACCCCGCCGCGCCGAACCCAATTTCAGCCTTGCCTTATATAAGTTCAGCCT carries:
- a CDS encoding extracellular solute-binding protein; the encoded protein is MFLRSMRTAVGTALVVALAAGCGGVGSSGSKSGSSGQATLTMMGFGTGDEIAKTRFDAANAAIAPNAARASEGSFNAQQFLSAVASNTPPDLVYMERRLLGTYAAKNAIKPLADCVEREKIDMGQFRPAAVAEATLNGKLYGLPEFYNNRVVMINDAAFADAGLDPAAFSTADWRRLSAAATRLTSIDGGKLRRIGFDPKLPEFLPLWARANGAALVSDDGRTARLNDPRVVQALEFTVGLIKAQGGWASFKSFRDSFDFFGAKNQFAADQLGAFPMEDFYLNVLAENSPKVELTVTPFRGVDGRPVDWITGNAWAIPAKSPHPDLACKWIKTMTDSATWIAAAKARAAARKSEGKPFTGVFTGNSRADEVIFKDVVQPSGNPAFDAAVRTVLQTQEAGVAEPLTAAGEEFKAAWQDAVNRVLDGKQQPAQALAQAQQQAQAALDQANRGS
- a CDS encoding carbohydrate ABC transporter permease translates to MTTTRRREALAAYGFLSPWIIGFLVFMAGPMVASLVLSLTDYDVLTSTQFVGADNYRELFADDRVRRSLANTLIYTVLHVPLTMAVALGLAMLLARAGRRSAGFFRTVFYLPTVTPKVAVGVLFLLLFNGQAGLVNETLARVGIDGPDWTVDGAWIKPGLVLMSAWSLGSTVIIYLAALQNVPRDLHEAAEMDGASPWARFRAVTVPMISGALFFTLIINTISSLQTFDEVYTAFYGSANQQTYGNDAALFYVVYLFQQAFQFLHMGYASALAWLLFLIIVAITLVQVRLSRRFVYYESE
- a CDS encoding carbohydrate ABC transporter permease; this translates as MTALQEPQAVTTPAGAPDRRPGRRRRHPWVLWTALAAAAVVFVYPFLWLVSASLKPRPEVFDNRLVPQHWAPGNYVTIWSAAPVLTWLLNSVVVALAAAVAVTISSAIVAFGFAYFRFPGRNVLFALVVGTMMLPGAVTMIPTYLIWNELGLAATQVPLWAANLFGSAFYIFLIRQFFLGVPRELFEAARVDGAGYWRLFWRIAVPLCKPALIVAFVFELRASWSDLLKPLIYLRDPALFTMPRGMKAILDQFGQAGEARWEVVLAGAVITTVPMIIAFFLCQRYFVEGVATQGRKG
- a CDS encoding DUF2277 domain-containing protein yields the protein MCRNIRQLHNFEPPATPDEVHAAALQYVRKVAGATKPSQRNQAAFDRAVEAVAAATAALLDELVTAAPPRDRETEAAKAKERARIRYAS